The genome window AGACGATCGCGGTTCTCCGTTGCGACTACCAGGACAACGAAGAAGAGGAGCAGGCCGAGAGGAGGCATGCTCTCAGACGTCGACAAGACCCCGGCTGCAGCAACGAGCATGAGCAGGAGCAGTGCAACCAACATTCGGTATCCGAGCGTGTGCGCTGGTTGAGCGTGTGATCGGACTGCTTGCAGATCTGCGACTGGATCGGTCATTCGGAGGACCCTCTCCCAATCCGATGCCCGTACAGCTCGATGAGCTGCTCGTAGCACGATTGGCACGCTGCGCATGCCGCCAGGTGCGCACCAACGTCGGCCCGCGTCTTCTGACTCAGGAGTCCGCGGTGAAACCGTCCGAGCCTGGTGCGGATCGGCTTGCATTCCCCTAAGCCTGCCTGTGCGGCACTGTCCATGCACGCGCCCACGAGCTCCTCGCGCGCGCGATGGGCTCTCTGGCGAGCCGCGACCGACGTGATGGTCAGCAGCTCGGCCACGTCGGGAAAGCTCATGCCGTCGATGTAACGCAGCCGGATGATCTCCTTGCTCGTTGGCGACAGCATTTCGAACGCGGCTCGAGCAATGGTGAGATCGATGCCGATCACCACCTGATCGTCAGGCGGAACATCTGTAGACGGCATGCCTTCCGCGTAGCCGGCGCCAATGAACCGTCGTCCACCCCGTGCACGCAGCTGGTTGCGCCACGCATTTCGTACCGCAGTCAGTAAATAGGGGCGAACGTGCTCTGCGTCGGAGATGTTCTCCGCTCTTCGCAACACGTTGAGGATCGCCGTGTGCGCGAGGTCTTCGGCTTCGGCCTGGCTCCGCACGAGATGCCTTGCCAAGCGATAGGCATCCTCTCGGTATCGAGCGATGAGGAGGTGGATCTCCCCGGGTTGCTGAGCTGCGTCGCCCCGACCCGCCATGCCGCCGTCCCACTGTCCGCCCCGAGGCTTGGTCCTCGGCCCGCTCGGAACGTACTGACGGGCGCGGTGACTGTCGACCCCTCCAATACAGAATCTTGCGGCCAACAACGACAGGAAAACAACGTCACCGCTTGCGGCAGTTGCTGTCGCAGCGAATCGCCTTCAGCGACCCTTCCATGAGGCTGGTCGCTTCTCGATGAACGCAGCGATGCCCTCGGCGGCGTCCTCGGTGACGGCTGTGAGACTCAACATCGACTGGAGGTAGTCGAGCGCATCATCGGATCTCATCTCGAGCGCCCGGTAGAACGATTGTCGGCCCCAGCGCAGCACCAGAGGCGACTTCGACGCGAGCTCGGCCGCCAATGATTCGACTTCGGCATCGAGCTGACCGACGGGCACAACCCGATTCACGATGCCCAAACGAAGTGCTTCCGCAGCATCTACTCGGCGTCCGGTCGCCATGAGCTCATACGCAACTCGCGGTGGAAGCACGCGCAGCATCGGGACGGTGACCATGTACGGCCACAGGCCGACATCGACCTCCGGCGTCCCGAACTGGGCGTCGTCGGCCGCCACGACGAAGTCGCAGGCCAACGCGAGTCCGAAGCCTCCGGCCAGTGCGTAGCCGCGCACGCGGGCAATGGTTGGCTTCCCGAGTCGCCACAGGTCACGAAACAGCTCCGCGAGCTCCCCTCGTCCTTCGTGGGTCGAAGCAACATCGCTGCCGGCCATCCCCGAGAGGTCGGCACCGGCACAGAACGCCCGATCTCCTGCACCCGTCAGCACCACAACCCGCACGGCGTCGTCGGATCGCGCGCGCTCCACCGCGTCGCGCAGTCCCTTCATCACGGCGAATGACATCGCATTACGCAGTTCGGGCCGGTTGATGGTGACACGCGCCATCGCTCCGACAACCTCGTACTCGAGCTCGCTCACCCTCGCATCGTAGGCAATCCGATTCGGGAACGAAGGACCTCGCTAGCGTTGACCGGCGTGTGGCTTTTGGTGCTGACCATCGTGAGCGCCGCGCTCGTCGTTGTGGTCACGCTCGGGAGCATCTCGCAGCTCTCACGTCTCGCTGTAACTGGCGGCTGGATGTTGGCTGTCGGGCTCGGCATCCAGATCCTCCTGGATGTTGTCGACGTTCCAGCTGATCAACTCGAGACTGTTGGCTACGGCCTGCTCATGGCTTCGTTCGCGTTCATCCTTGCTTTCTGTCTGGCCAACTTCCGAACAGCAGGTTTCGGTGTGATTGCGATCGGCGTGGCGATGAACGCGCTGGTGATCGGTCTCAATCAGGGAATGCCGACCATCGACATCGGCAACGACGCTGAGGGCAACCGAATCCAGAAGCCGATCGCCGTCTCCGTCAAGCACCGGCCGGAGCAGCCCGACGATCTCTTGCGGATCCTCGACGACAGGATCCTGTTCCCCGAGCCGTTCGACGCGGTCGTGTCGTTCGGAGACCTAGTCGTCACGGTCGGGATCTGTGAGCTCGCGTACTTTGCGAGCCGGCGTCGACGCAGTCGCCGGGGAGGCGTCAGTCGTCCACTGTCAGCAACCCGCGGCGCGTGAGCACGCGCTCCAGCGCGCCGAGCACCCGCCCGTCGTAGACGTAGCCGGGTCCCGTGTAGAGCGCTTCGACCGCCCAGGACGCGTGCTCGTCCTGGCCTTCGGTGAGCTCGTCGAACGCGCTTGCCACCTTGAGTACCTGACCCTCGAGCGCCGCGGGCAGCGCGGCGGCGACGCCGGGCGGGCGATGCAACGATGGTTCTGAGGCCACGATGTCACCGGCAGGCGCGAGTGCGGGGCTGGCGCGCAACATCGCTGCCCCCGAACGCGCGACCTCGATCGGATCGTGTGGCGTACCGGGCGGCGGCTCATCGAGACATACCGCGCCAAGGTGATGAAGAAGCGCTGCGGTCTCGAGATGCTCGAGATCCGTCGGCGGAAGCTCGAGCTCCCGGCCGAGCTCCACCGCGAGCTCGGCTACCCGCTCCACATGGCCAGCGCGGACCAGGCCTCCCAGCTCCGGTGCAGTTCCGAGTGCAGACACGGTTTGGCGGAATCCGCGTCGCGTTGTAGCCAGCAGCTCGAACGAGTACCAGGCTGCGAGGAGCGGAATGCAGAACAACAACGGGCCCCACAGACCAAGACGACCCTCGCCGTCAATCCCTGCATAACCCAATGCCATCAACATGGCGCTCGTCACCAGGGCGAGGTCAGCGCCGCGGGCGCGGGCCGGTGCAACACGGTGCTCCCGGACCGCCGTCACGAGATCGGCGACGACCACGGGTGCGATTGCGGCAGCTGCGAGCGCTCCGAGCACGAGTGCTCGTTGCTCTGCATGCTCCGTGGCATCGACGACCAGCCGATACGCAGCCCGGATCACGTACCCCTCTGCGATCCGTTCGGCGAGCAGCAGCGTGCGGTCCCACCACCCTGACGGTTCCATCCGGATCGCGACCGCAACGAGATAGCCGACGCCAACGACAATCGCATATTGCGATGGCGTGGAGGCAGGAACGAGCACGACCGCGACCGCGAGCGAGAGCGGGAGTGGAGCGCGACCAATGGGACGGAGCTCGAACAGCTCGCCCGCCACCAGCGCCGCACCCAAGATCGCAAGATCCGGGCTCCCCCACGAGAACGCCTCCAAGGCTCCAGCCGCAATCGCGCCGGCAGCCGCGACCAGCGCCACCCGCCGAAGTCGACTCACGGCCGCACCCGCCGATCCTCGGCTTCCAGGTCTCCCAACCCTGCCGAGCCCGTGCCAACGACCGGAGGCGGAATGGCGAAGGAGGCGACATCGGTCTCGTGCCCGGCGCCGTACCGCTCGCCGCGACGTTCGAGAACACTGATGAGCGCGTCCACACACGTGGGCTCGAACTGTGAGCCCGCCTTGTCTCGAAGCTCTGCGAACGCAACTTCCTGGGGAAGGGCCCGTCGATAGGCACGCGTTGATGTCATCGCGTCGAAGGCATCCGCAACCGCGACGATCCGCGTCTCGATGGGCGCGAGCTTCAGCGCCTCGTTCTTCTGGCCTTCGGCCTCGAGGCTCAGAACGACGGGAGCGAGGAAGTCGATCTGCCGGAGGAGCTCGATCGAGACCCGTTCGTGATCGCGCATCCGAGCGAATTCTGCTTCGGTGAGGAGACCGGGCTTGTTGAGGATCTGGTTCGGCACGATGAGCTTCCCGATGTCGTGCATCAGCGAGCTGTAGCGGAGACGTTCGAGCGTCGTGGAGCGGAGTCCGAGCTCGAGGCCAACCAGGTGTGCGAATCGCGCCACCCGTTCAACGTGGCCCGCCGTGTACTTGTCCTTGGCTTCGAGCACTCGAATGAGCGTGGACAGTGTCGCTTCCTGCGCTTCCCGGAGCGCGAGGTACGAGGCGAACGCCTGTCGGGCGATCAGGATCGGTGCAACAAACAGGGGAATGATCCATGCACCGACGTCGACATACAGACGACCGAGCAAGACCCCCATTAAGGCGAACGGATAGATCTGAAGATCGCCGAGCCACAGCTCTTTTGCAACTTCGTTGATTGGGCGATTCTCGTGCAGTGCCAGCGCAAGCGTAAGGAGAACGAAGTTCACAAGTGAGTAAGTGAGTGCGGTGGGAATCGCAACCGCAAGCTGCCCAGGAATAGATCGCAGAACATTGTCCGGAAAAATTGAATAAACGCCTGCCGCTGCCAATGCGGCAAGTCCAAGGCTTCCTGCATTGAAGAAAACCTTGCGCCATTGGCGTTCGCGAATGTGCGGGAAGTACATACCCCCCGCAATCCCGACGAGAAGCGGCCCCAGAAAACGAGCGTCCTCATGAAACACGACGATTGACGACACTGCGAGCATGAAGCTCGCGCTCATCGCGGAATCGTTTGGAAGGACGACGCTTGTATTTGCAGCGAACGCGCACAACACGCCGAGGATGACGAGCGCGGCTACGTTCGGCGAAGGGCTTTCGACCGACAAATAGGCACAAGCCAACAATGCAAGAATCGCCACTCCTGCGCACAGGGCGGCCAATCCGAGACTCTCGCTTCGCTGCAACCTACGCATGCGAAAAGAGGACAAACGGATCGGGCAGGACCCCGGTTAACTCTCTTCATTGGTTACCGCCAGATGCGGCTGGCACCGCCGGCAAGTACCAGCGCGGCGATGCTTGAACCGATGATGGCAAGACGGGTCATCACCCTCTTCACGTGAATCCCCCCTCTCTTGAGGGAACTCTCGCCGGCTTCGCTGATGTGCCGGATGAGGCGACGCTTCGCTAAGGGCTCTTCAGCCCAACCGTTTCGCCGAGGCCCTGCCCGCTCCGTTCGTCCTGGTGATCACCTCCTCGCGCGCGTCGGCCCAGCCGTGGGCCGCATGAACCACATGAGTCACAGAAGTTTCGTGCCTCCTCGGCTGCGGCGCAAGAGGTAATGTGCTGGCGTAACCACTCTCCGCGCGAAGCCCTATCCCTGTCACAGCAACCCGCTCTCCGTATCCTCAGTGCAGCCCTCACGGGGACTCGGGGGGACTTGGGGATGATTATCGACGAACAGCAGACGGCTGAGCCGAACTTGAGTGACGTGGAGGCGGAGCTCTGCCGCCTCCCCGATGTCGTCGCGGTGCGAATCGTGTCCGACGACGCGCACCGCCCGGTCGAGGTCCACGTCCTCGCGCACACTGGCAAGCACGCCAAACAGGTCGTCCGCGACGTCCAATCCGTTGCACTTGCGTCATTCGGCCTCGACATCGACCGGCGCATCGTGTCGGTAGTACAGCTCCAACCCGACGACGAGGCCGCCGTCGGATTCGCGCCGAGCGCGACCGTTCGACCACGGATCATGGCTGTGGACTCGCACATCTCCGGTGCGCGGATCACGGTCCACGTGTCGCTGCGCACCGGCGATGACGAAGCCACCGGCTATTCCGAGGGTTCGGCTGCTGTGGCCACTCGTCCCCGCCTCGTCGCCGCCGCCACCATCGACGCGCTCGCGCAGCTCGGCACGCTGCGCGGCGTCGACGTCGGCGCAGCCGAGACGGTGCGCGTCGGCACCGACGACGTCGCTGTCGTCACACTCATCTGCGTCAACCCGCCATACGAGCTTCGCCTCTGTGGGTCCGCACTCGTGCGGCAACATCCCGACGACGCAACCGTGCGAGCCGTGCTCGACGGCCTGAATCGGCGGTTGCCCACGCTCGCGCCGGAGCGCGGGGCCAGCTGAACTCGGCGTCGGACAACGACGCCATGAGCATGCCGACCGCGGTTCTCTTGTCATTCCGGCTCGGCGGGGTTGACGGGGTTTCTGTCGAGGCGCGCAAGTGGGAATGGGCATTCCGCGAGCTGGGGTTCAGCACGCGCCGTGTCGCGGGTGAGCTCGCAGACGGGCTCAGACCCGACGACACCTGGCTCCCATTCCTCGCGA of Acidimicrobiia bacterium contains these proteins:
- a CDS encoding HD domain-containing phosphohydrolase, yielding MAALCAGVAILALLACAYLSVESPSPNVAALVILGVLCAFAANTSVVLPNDSAMSASFMLAVSSIVVFHEDARFLGPLLVGIAGGMYFPHIRERQWRKVFFNAGSLGLAALAAAGVYSIFPDNVLRSIPGQLAVAIPTALTYSLVNFVLLTLALALHENRPINEVAKELWLGDLQIYPFALMGVLLGRLYVDVGAWIIPLFVAPILIARQAFASYLALREAQEATLSTLIRVLEAKDKYTAGHVERVARFAHLVGLELGLRSTTLERLRYSSLMHDIGKLIVPNQILNKPGLLTEAEFARMRDHERVSIELLRQIDFLAPVVLSLEAEGQKNEALKLAPIETRIVAVADAFDAMTSTRAYRRALPQEVAFAELRDKAGSQFEPTCVDALISVLERRGERYGAGHETDVASFAIPPPVVGTGSAGLGDLEAEDRRVRP
- a CDS encoding enoyl-CoA hydratase-related protein translates to MSELEYEVVGAMARVTINRPELRNAMSFAVMKGLRDAVERARSDDAVRVVVLTGAGDRAFCAGADLSGMAGSDVASTHEGRGELAELFRDLWRLGKPTIARVRGYALAGGFGLALACDFVVAADDAQFGTPEVDVGLWPYMVTVPMLRVLPPRVAYELMATGRRVDAAEALRLGIVNRVVPVGQLDAEVESLAAELASKSPLVLRWGRQSFYRALEMRSDDALDYLQSMLSLTAVTEDAAEGIAAFIEKRPASWKGR
- a CDS encoding HD domain-containing protein; the encoded protein is MSRLRRVALVAAAGAIAAGALEAFSWGSPDLAILGAALVAGELFELRPIGRAPLPLSLAVAVVLVPASTPSQYAIVVGVGYLVAVAIRMEPSGWWDRTLLLAERIAEGYVIRAAYRLVVDATEHAEQRALVLGALAAAAIAPVVVADLVTAVREHRVAPARARGADLALVTSAMLMALGYAGIDGEGRLGLWGPLLFCIPLLAAWYSFELLATTRRGFRQTVSALGTAPELGGLVRAGHVERVAELAVELGRELELPPTDLEHLETAALLHHLGAVCLDEPPPGTPHDPIEVARSGAAMLRASPALAPAGDIVASEPSLHRPPGVAAALPAALEGQVLKVASAFDELTEGQDEHASWAVEALYTGPGYVYDGRVLGALERVLTRRGLLTVDD
- a CDS encoding DUF5317 family protein, translating into MWLLVLTIVSAALVVVVTLGSISQLSRLAVTGGWMLAVGLGIQILLDVVDVPADQLETVGYGLLMASFAFILAFCLANFRTAGFGVIAIGVAMNALVIGLNQGMPTIDIGNDAEGNRIQKPIAVSVKHRPEQPDDLLRILDDRILFPEPFDAVVSFGDLVVTVGICELAYFASRRRRSRRGGVSRPLSATRGA
- a CDS encoding sigma-70 family RNA polymerase sigma factor, with the translated sequence MAGRGDAAQQPGEIHLLIARYREDAYRLARHLVRSQAEAEDLAHTAILNVLRRAENISDAEHVRPYLLTAVRNAWRNQLRARGGRRFIGAGYAEGMPSTDVPPDDQVVIGIDLTIARAAFEMLSPTSKEIIRLRYIDGMSFPDVAELLTITSVAARQRAHRAREELVGACMDSAAQAGLGECKPIRTRLGRFHRGLLSQKTRADVGAHLAACAACQSCYEQLIELYGHRIGRGSSE